In Candidatus Abyssobacteria bacterium SURF_5, the sequence ACCAGCCGAAACCCCCATTTCTTGTAGAACGGGACCGCCAGCTTATTATACGTGGTTGTTCCGAGGTGGATGCCGGACACGCTATTGCTCTTCAGATATTCCAGATATGCCGCGATCAACAGCGAACCGATACCCATGCTCCTGTATCCTTTGATCAAATTCATGTGCAGATGAGCCGGATAATCCGTTATCGGTTCTTCGATAAATTCATGGCGCCAGCCGCTTCTCAGGTAACGGTACATGAACCGGAAGAAGCGCATGTCGATCTTGTACCCCAACGTGAACAGCTTCCGGCGAATGCGCGGAATGATGACTGTACTCTGCACTTCCTGTTGAACAGTCGTGGTTTTACAGCCGACGAGGTAGCCGACAACCGCCCCGTCCGCCTCGGCCACGAAAGCCGATTCCGGCTCGAAATCGGTATAATAATTCATCCAGTAATCGGCGAAAAGATCTCGACACCCGAAGTACGGCTCCATCGAGTCGCCCATGAGGCCGGTCTCGTAACAGATGCTGCGCACCGCCGCCCGATCATCGGGAACATATTTGCGGATCAAAACACCCAACGCCTGCATTGCCTCTTGCATTTGCCCGCGGCTCATTGCCGCCTGTAGACGATCCTGCCTTCCACCATGGTCAGCGAAACCTCGAAGTGCTCGTCAACCAGAATGATGTCGGCATCCTTTCCTTCGGCTATCTGTCCTTTGCGCTGCTCGATGCCGATCGCCTTCGCCGGATTCAGAGACGCCATCAGAAATATCTCCCTCAGCGGAATCTTCGGGAACCACGTGAAAAGATTGCGAATCGCGACGTCCTGCGTGAGCACGCTGCCCGCCAGATTCTGAGAGCCCTTCAGCCGGACCGCGCCGCCCTTCACCGCGACCGGCATCCCGAGAAAATCGTGGTCGCCCTCGGGCAGTCCCAGCGCCGCGACCGCATCGGTGATCAATACGACCTTGTCTCTCGGTTTGCACCGCAGCAGCACGTCCGCCGCCGCGGGAGCGACATGATGTCCGTCGGCGATCAACTCGCTCGAGAGCAGGTCCATCACCAGTGCCGCGCCGACCGTGCCGGGCTCGCGGTGATGCAGCGGGCGCATCGCGTTATACGTGTGCGAGGTATGCGTCAAGCCCGCCTGCACCGCCTGCCGCATCTGCTCGAACGTGGCGTTGCTGTGTCCCGCCGCCGAGACAACGCCCCTTCTGCGCAATTCCGCAATCAATTCGAGCGCCCCCTCGATTTCGGGCGCGAGCGTCATCAATTTGATCATGCCATCCGCGGCGCGAAGATATTCGTTTGCTTCTCGGATGTCGGCCCCGCGCATCGCCATCACGTTCTGCGCGCCGGGCATCTCCGGACTCAGGTAGGGTCCCTCCAGATGGATGCCTACGCACTTCGCGCCGTTGCCTTCGTCAGCGCGCGCGAACTCCATCGCTGTCTTCACTGCGGAAAGCGTTCCCTCATGCGGGAGCACCGCAAGGGTGGCAAGAAAGCCGGTCGTGCCGTGCCGGGCAATCGTGGAGGCGATTGCGCCGTAGCCTTCGGCGTCGGAAAACTCGAACATGTGACCGGCCGCGCCATGAATGTGGATGTCGATGAATCCGGGAGAAATGTGGTGACCTGTCGAATCGATCACCTCCGCCCCTCGCGGCACGCGCAGATCGGTCCCCACCTC encodes:
- a CDS encoding GNAT family N-acetyltransferase, with translation MSRGQMQEAMQALGVLIRKYVPDDRAAVRSICYETGLMGDSMEPYFGCRDLFADYWMNYYTDFEPESAFVAEADGAVVGYLVGCKTTTVQQEVQSTVIIPRIRRKLFTLGYKIDMRFFRFMYRYLRSGWRHEFIEEPITDYPAHLHMNLIKGYRSMGIGSLLIAAYLEYLKSNSVSGIHLGTTTYNKLAVPFYKKWGFRLVSRHPFTMYDGIIPEKIDVLFFVRDLTEAIQTEGKETES
- the nagA gene encoding N-acetylglucosamine-6-phosphate deacetylase, translated to MRITPESRPRWRSWPAASNIYKGIIIVARGDVLFKNGAVVLADTVLFKSDVLVKEGKIAEVGTDLRVPRGAEVIDSTGHHISPGFIDIHIHGAAGHMFEFSDAEGYGAIASTIARHGTTGFLATLAVLPHEGTLSAVKTAMEFARADEGNGAKCVGIHLEGPYLSPEMPGAQNVMAMRGADIREANEYLRAADGMIKLMTLAPEIEGALELIAELRRRGVVSAAGHSNATFEQMRQAVQAGLTHTSHTYNAMRPLHHREPGTVGAALVMDLLSSELIADGHHVAPAAADVLLRCKPRDKVVLITDAVAALGLPEGDHDFLGMPVAVKGGAVRLKGSQNLAGSVLTQDVAIRNLFTWFPKIPLREIFLMASLNPAKAIGIEQRKGQIAEGKDADIILVDEHFEVSLTMVEGRIVYRRQ